Sequence from the Stappia sp. 28M-7 genome:
ATGGCGATGGCAAAGCCGACCGCCATTTCGACCGCCATCACCGCCATCACGATCAGCACGAACATCTGACCGGCCGGTTCATCGGGATGCAAATAGCGCCAGAAGGCCACCAGATTGACCAGTGCCGCGGCCAAAATCAGTTCGACCCCCATGATGATCATCACCAGATTGGTTTGACTCAGCGCGCCATAAAGTCCGATACCGAACAGCCCCGCGCCGACGCTGAGGGCGATTATGAGTTCCAGAATCATTTGCGCTGCTCCGCGTTGGGGACGATGGCCACCATCGTGGCCGCAACCATGGCGGTCAGAATGGTCAGACCCGCCGACTGGAAGATCAACATCGACCGGCCCAGCAATTCGCGCCCCAAATCGGCGGCCTGTTCATGCGCGCCCGGCACGGACAGGGCGACCGGACCCCAATCGGGCAGCCATACCAGCAGCAAGGCGGCCAGTAGCCCTATGCCCCCGGCCCAGAGCGACAAGCGTTTCTGGTGGGTCATGTCCATTTTGCCCATGCCGCCGGGATCCATCATGAACATCACCATGAAGATGGCCATCACGCTCATTTCCGTGGCCATCATCATGATCTGCAACACACCCAGAAACTCGGCCTGCATGACCAGAAACATCGCACCGATCGCGGTTTGCGAAAACAGCAGCGCCAGCGCCGAACGCACCATCGAATGGGTGCGAAAGACCACGACGCCGAACCAAACCGCCGCCGCGCCGAAGAACGCCAGAAAGATCATCTGAACCGTCATATCGGCACCACCAGCGCGATCACGCCCACGACAAAGATATTGGCCAGCGCCAGCGAGATCCCCAGCTTCCAACTCAGCGCCAGATAGCGCGCCTCGCGGATGCGCGGCATGTAGCGCCCGATGCTCAGCATGGCCGCAGCCACGGCCAGGATCTTGATCGCGCTCCAGGCCCAGGCGGGCAGCCACGGGCCCAGCCAGCCGCCCAGATAGAAGGTCACGGTCGCCCCCGCCAGCGCCAGGATAATGACCATCCGCGCCAGCCGCAGCACCGCCAGCCGCACGCCGGTATATTCCGCCTCGACCCCGCCGGCCAATTCGCCGGTCGCATCGGGCAGGTCCAGCGGCGGCAACCACGCGAGCCCCATCGCCGCCACGACGAACAGGACAAATCCGATGGGCTGGTAAAGCACGTTCCAAAGCTGCGCCTGCGAGGCGACGATCTCTACCGTCGACAGCGATTCCGCGCGCATGGCGACGGCGGTGATCGGCATCACGATCAGCATCGCATAGGCGATGAACTGGCCCAGAAACCGCCAGCCCGCGATCATGGCGTAGGCCCCGTTCGGCCCCCAACCGGCCATGATCAGCGCCACCAGCACATAGGCCAGAGCAGCGTTCAGAAACAGCGCCCCGGTCGCCAGATCGGTGATGATAAGCCCCGGCGCCAGCGGAATCACCGCCACCGCCAACAATCCCGCCACCAAAAGCAGCACCGGCCCAAGCTCAAAGAACAACCGGTCGGATTTGCGCGCCAGCAGCGATTCCCGGCCCAAGAGCGCCAGTGCGGCCCAGGCCGGACCGGTCAGGCTCATATGGCCGTGCACTGCCCATCGTTCGATGACGGCCAGCGCGTAGGCCCCCGCGAATAGCGACAAGAGAACGACAAGAATGGTCATCCGCGAATCTCCCACGGCGACAGGTCAAGCGAGACGACAGCGGTCAAGGCATCGCCCAGTTCCTGCTGCGCCGTCAGCGTTTCGACCAGGGCAAGGTTCACGGTGGAGGGTGTGTCGAGATCAGCCTGGACCACCTTGCCATCCACCAGCCTGACGCGCAGCTGCGCCGCTCCGCGCGGTGTTTCGATGCGGGCCGCGCCCTCGCCCGAAACCGTTTTCACATCCCGCACCTGCGGCATTGCAATAATCCCGGCGGCCGCGATCAGGTCGAGGCTTTGTGCGATCTCGTCACAGCGCAGCCGAAACCGGGCCAGGGCATCGCCGCCTTCCTGTAGTCGCATCTCGAAACCGAGCGCTGCCAGCGTTGGATCGTCGATGCGGGCATCCGACCCGCCGCCCCGCGCCCGGTCCACCGGGCCGCTCGCCGGGGTGTCCTTGCCGATGGGCGCGATGCCACCCAGCCGCATCCGCATCAGCGGCGCTGTCTCGACCCGGCGGATCAGCGCCCTGATCGCCCCGGCCTGCGCGGCGATCCCGTCAATGTCAGCGCCTTGAACAGCCAATTGCAACGCCCCGGCCCGCGCGGCGAGCCAGAGAAACCCCGACTGCAGGCCGAAATCGGCCAGCCAGCCCAGATGGCTGGCGATTCGCTCGCGTTCCACGGCGGCGGCGCGGCCACGGCGCGCGTCCTGGCCGGGGTCGGCGCTCGCGGCCTCCTCGATCGCCGCGCAGGCCAGCGTGCGATAGGCCACCGGGCCGAGCGGCATCATCGCGGCCAGACGCTCGACGAAATCGCCTGCCGTCATCTGCGGGCCATCCACCAGCTCCGCCCTGCACACAAGGCTTCTGGCGTCGCTGGCCGCCACTGTATCGCCGTCCAGCGTCAGGGTCAGGCGCAGCCCTGCGGGCAGGCCGGGAAAGAACGGCCCGAACGGCACCTCGATCCAGTCCATCTGCAACCCGTCGCTGCTGCGCGGCTGGCCTTCTGTCAGTTCGACCATCGACATGAAATGCGGCTCGATCCCGTCGATAGTGGCCTTGGAGTGGCCGCCATGTCCGGCATGCCCATCGTGGCCGGAATGGTCCTGCTGTTTGCCATGACCGCCGTGACCGCCATGCCCGTGACCGTGACCGGGACCGTGGCTTTCCACCTCCTCCGCCTTCACCAGGTTCATGCCGCATTTGGGGCACTTGCCCGGTGCGTCGCTGATCACCTCGGGGTGCATCGGGCAAGTGTATGCCCCCGACCCGCCCGCGTCGTGAGCGTGGCCCGCATGTGCGTGATCGCCGGGGTTTGGCCTGTCCTCCCGGGGCATGTCGTGGCCACCGTGCCCACCATGTCCATCGGACGCTGTTTCGCGCGGCACCAGCGTCATGCCACATTTGGGGCAGTCTCCGGGGGCGTCGCGGACAATCTCGGGATGCATTGGGCAGGTGTATTCCACGCGCACCTCAAGAGCGGCGGCGGTAAACTCCCCGGTGTTTGCGCGAAACGCGCCTGCCGCGACAACGCGGCGCAGATCGGCCAACCCAGAGTGCAGCCCGGCCTGTGTCAGTGGTGCCGAGACGTCCGCATCGGGCAACGGGGCGATGTCGCCCGCGCCCAGTGCAAGGATCGTGCGCGGACGCGGCATCTGTGCATAGGCCACGGCGGCCGCATCGCGCAGCCCTACGTCCAAGGGGCCCGCAATAATCAGCACGTTCGCATGGCGCGGGGTGCCCACAATCCGCAGGTGCGCATTGGCAAGGTCGATCCCCATCGACCGCGCGACAGACGGGCCGGGCAGCACAAAGGCCGTCAGATCGCGCGCCATGGCCGCCGCGACCGCCCGCCTGATCCCGTACATCGCGCCCTCTCGCGCCCCGGCTATGGTCATTGCCGCCTCAACGCGCCCTGGCTCCAGCCATAGAGCAGGCCCAGGAACAGGATTGAGAGGAAAACGCCCATGTCGAGCAATGCGATCAGCCCTTCTTCGCGGTAGACGACCGCCCACGGATACATGAACGCCATCTCCATATCAAAGGCCAGAAACAGCAGCGCATAACCGGCATAGCGCGCATGATAGCGGACCCAGACCGGATCGCGCGACAAGGTACCGGCCGTGGCGGGCACGCCCTTGCCCGGTTCCGAGCGCGTGCGCCCGATGGCCCGGGCGAGCCCGTAGAGGCTGAGCACGAAACCGAACACACCGACACTCAGCCCGAAAAGGATCGCGTATTGGGAAAGCTCGCTCATCCGTGTTACCTCCTTCGTGTGCTCGACTCTCTAAAGTGTTAAGGGTTTAAGCAGAAAGGCACAATCAAACCAACGCCAGCGGCCATGCTGCCGTTATGCTAAGACGCTGCGCGCAACGGATTATTACAGCTCTCCGAAAATTCCGGGCTTGGGACTTCAAGAACACAGGTCTCCAAACGGATCAAGATCGGCAACTCGCCTTTCTCAATGCCCCCGTCGACCCTCGCATCGTTACCCCTGATCGTGTCACACCACCCGCCTCGCCCTACGTCCTGCAGGCCGGGTCTGTCATTACGGCAGCACTCATCACTGGCATTCGCTCGGACCTGCCGGGGCTCATCACTGCCCAGGTCACACAGAATGTCTATGACAGCCCTTCCGGGCGATTTCTTCTCCTGCCGCAGGGGAGCCGACTGATCGGTGAATACGATAACGGCGTCGGCTTTGGTCAGCGCCGTATCTTACTAGTCTGGAACCGGATCATTCTGCCAGACGGTCATTCCATTGTCTTGGAGCGCCTGCCCGGGGCCGACAATGCTGGCTATGCCGGCCTCGAGGATGACGTCGATCATCATTGGGGAGACCTTTTGCGAGCCGCCGGACTCGCCACCCTACTCAACATCGGTACGGAACTCAGCGCAGACGAAGACGATCCGGTCGCCCGCGCGATACGTGACGGCGTTCAAGACACCATCGGCAATGCCGGCCAAGGGATCGTCAGCCGCCAGCTGGATGTGCCGCCGACGCTCACCATCCGGCCAGGATTCCCCGTTCGGGTGATCGTCACGCGCGATCTGATCCTTGAACCGCAAGGAGATCACTGATGACCAAATTGAAACTGGGAGCTTTGTCAGACGACAAACCCGTGAGGCTGACAATTGAAATGCCCGCTGCGATCCACCGGGACCTTGTCGTATATGCAGAGGTGCTGGAACGAGAAACCGGCCAAACCGTCAAGGACCCCGCAAAATTGATTTCGCCGATGGTCGAACGCTTCATGGCAACGGATCGCGGCTTTGCGAAACTCCGTCGTAAAACGCAGGAATCGGCTGCCCAACAGCCGTCAGGGACGCGTCCCAAATGACAGTTAAGGTATGGGCAATTGGTTTGTGATGGTTCGTTCAGTTGGCAAACGACACTGGAGCGGTAGGGCAGGCGGCAGGATGCACCGAAATGAGCAAGTATTTGCACTACGTCATGTTGCGCTTTTTTACGCCAGCGTAACAAAATATCACCGCAAGCACTCCGTGGCACGCCACACTTCGCTCTCTGTAAAGTTGCTCCAACAGCTCGTGTCCGCGATTGTGGGAATGGAGTTATCTTCCATTTCAATCGGACAGCGTTATAATGATCAAGCCAAAGGCGCATCGAAATGACAAAGACGATCACAGTCGTCCCTTGAGCCTTACGAGTTCCGCCGGAAGCCATGACCCGCGCTTGGCTGAGTTGGTTCGCCTTCTAGCGCGTCGTGCTGCACGAGAATGGTATGACCAGCAGTCAGGAGAACGTCGGCAACCGCGCTCCTGATATTTCAGGAGATCGAATTGTGAAAGTCGCCCTTTACGCCAGATATTCAAGCGACAATCAGCGGGATGCGTCAATCGCAGACCAGTTCCGAGTTTGCCGATTGCATGCTGAGAAGCAAGGCTGGACCATCGTCGAAGAATACTCCGACCACGCCGTATCCGGTGCATCTCTTCTGCGGCCAGGCATCCAGGCCTTGATCGAAGATGCGCTGCGCGGACGTTTCACCCTAGTTTTGTCGGAGGCGATGGACCGACTGTCCCGCGACCAAGAGGATATCGCAGGCCTTCACAAGCGAATGGCGTATGCGGACGTGAAGATTGTCACGCTGTCTGAAGGAGAAATCACGCACCTCCATGTCGGCCTCAAGGGCACCATGAACGCTCTCTTTCTCAAAGACCTCGCCGACAAGACGCGCCGGGGTCTGCGCGGACGCGTGGAGATGGGGAAATCAGGAGGCGGAAATGCCTATGGATATGAAGTCGTCAAGAAGTTCTCGTCTGAAGGGAAGCCTATACGGGGTGACCGCACCATCAACGAGTACGAAGCAGGTGTGATCCGCCGGATCCTGGCGGACTACGTATCTGGGAAATCACCCAAGCGCATCGCGACCGAATTGAACAAGGACGGTATCAGAGCACCCAGCGGTGGCGATTGGGGGTTCAGCACCATCAACGGCAACGCCAAGCGTGGCACCGGCATTTTGAACAACGAGATGTACATCGGGCGGCTCATCTGGAACCGACAACGTTTCCTTAAGGATCCAGATACGGGCCGTCGGCAAGCGCGGATGAACCCCAAAGATGAGTGGATCATCCATGATCTCGGCTGATCTTGTCGGGTGTGCGACAGCCCGGAACAAGGGGACGTGCGACAATCGCAAAAACATACGCCGTGATCATCTGGAAGATCGTGTCTTGGGTGCCTTACGTCATCACCTAATGGAACCGGCCTTGTTCAAAGAATTCTGCGATGAGTTTACAGGCGAAATGAACCGCCTCCGGATTGAAGAGCGATCAACGATCGAGGCTGGGCGAACTGAGCTGGCAAAAATTGATCGAGAGTTAGACAAGATACTTCAACTCTTTCTCAACGATGCTCTGCCGGTGGAAATGGTGAAGGAAAAGAGCAAGCTGCTGGAAAGCAGGAAGCTGGAACTCGAAAATTTGCTCGCCAACGCCGATGAGCCGCCCCCGCTTCTACATCCCGAAATGGCGGGATTCTACCGCCTGCAGGTCGAGAAACTGCATTCCTCCCTGCAGGACGAAATCGAGGCCAAACGACTGGAGGCCACGGAGATTTTGCGCTCACTCGTCGATGAGATAATTTTGACGCCGACCGACGACGAAATGCTCATCGATGTGAGGGGCGATCTTGCTGGAATCCTTAGCCTTTCCCTAAAACGCAAAAAACCCACCACAAGGGCGGGTCAATCGCAATTTGAGTTGGTTGCGGGAGGGTGCAACCATCTTAACTTGCGGTCGGACGGCCGCCTCATGAGACGGGCCGATGTTGGCGAAGTTGCCAAGCAAGTAAAGATGGTTTCGGGGATCTGCGGCGATCTTCACTTGCTATTTCAGTCGGCTGCGTAGGCTCGGGCCGCACCGTTGAGTTCGGTCGCCACAAATTTTGATGCGCTGCGGATTTGGCGTTGAGAAGGAAAATCGAAGCGGCCTGAACCGGCAATTGATCGTTGATCCCGAAATTCCATTGCACACCGGCGACGCGCGCCCCCGTGGAGAGGTCGGCCGAGACTACGGGCTCAGACGTACCGCCACTTCCAGATCGCGACCCAACGCGTTCCAATCAGCTATCCGTTGACTTCCAACTAGCCGACATAGATAGTTCCAATTGCCAGCAACTCGAGGATGGAATGTTCGAGCGGTTTGTGGAGCGCCGGGCGGAAGAAGCCCTTCTAGATACACCCGTGGTCCTCATCGTGGGGCCACGCCGGGCGGGCAAAACCACGCTCGTCAGGAAGATGGGGGAGGCCGACCGCACCTATATCACGCTAGACGACCAGACCGTGCTCGAAGCTGCGCAGGCTGATCCAGCCGGGTTCATCCGGGGCCTGAATCGAGCCATCATCGATGAGATCCAGCGCGCACCTGATCTGCTCCTCGCGATCAAGAAGACGGTCGACGAGGATTATCGCCCTGGTCGATTTCTCCTCACTGGCTCGGCCAATGTGCTGACCTTGCCGCGGGTCGCCGACAGTCTTGCCGGACGGATGGAAACGCTCCGGATGCTGCCGCTGGCGAAGGCCGAGATCGACGGCAGTACTCCGACCTTCCTTGAGCGCCTCTTCGAGGGAAAGCTGCAGCAGGCCCGCAATGCGATCGTCGGTGACGAGCTCATCCATTCCACCTTGCTCGGCGGGTTTCCCGAAGCCATTGCTCGAGACAGCGAACGGCGCAGGCAGGACTGGGCGAGATCCTATCTCACGTCGGTCCTAACTGTCACATCCCGCGTGATTATACGGCTGTTTCCTGAACAGCTCTGGTCTTTCGTGGTGCCAAGCCTTGAGCGCATCGATGGGCGTTCGGCCCTTGAGGACGGACTGCGGCAGCTGGCCGTTGTAAAGGCGGACATAGCGCAGGATGGTCTGCTCCAGGTCCTCGCCGCTGCGGAAGCAGTGGCTCTGCAGGATGTCCTCGATCCGGCCGTTGAACCGCTCGACCATACCATTCGTCTGCGGTCGCATGGGCGGCGCCAGGCGGTGTTCGATGCCGAACTCGGTGCAGAGGCGGTCGAACTCGTGGTTGCCGGTGGCGGCGCGGCGGCGCAGGCCGAAGAGCCGGTCGGTGAACTCCTTGCCGTTGTCGGTGAGAATTCGGGTGATCCGCATCGGCGCGGCGCGGTCCAGGTCGCGCAGGAAACGCCGGGCGTTCGCTGCCGTCTTCGCCGGGTAGATACGCACGAAGACCCAACGGGTGGCACGGTCGATCGCCACGAAGAGATAGCGCCGCCGGTCCTCATCGGCCATCTGCGGCAGGTATTTCACGTCGATGTGGAGGTAACCGGGAACATAGGCCTTGAAGGGCTTGTGTGCGGGCCGCGGCGCGGCGGGCTTCAGTTCGCGCAGGTTGCCCGCTCCGTGCCGCCGCAGGCAGCGATCGAGACCGGAGCGCGAGACGTTCGGGTTGAGGAACTCGCGCACCACCGAGAGCAGGTCGTCGAGCGGCAGCAGCAGGGACTTGCGCAGCGCCACCGCCACGGCCTCCTGCGCCGGCGTGAGCGTGGTCTGAAGCCGATGCGGCGTGTGGCTCCGGTCATGGACGCTGTCGCGCTTGCGCCATTTCCAGACCGTCTGTTCCGAGATGCCGTAGCGTTCGGCGACCATCCAGGCAGGCTCCGGGCTCGCCTGGATCGCCGTCCGGATCTTCGGTGTCGTCGTTGCCTGCTTGTGCAGAGAGATCAGCATGCCCGCGTCCCGTCCCGAACCTCGCGCAGGATCGATCTTGCCATGAACAAGGCGGTCCGGCGAGCGTCTATGTGATCATCCGGGATGGGACACCTAACTCGCGATCTCAGGGACATCGCGGAGATCGAGAAGCTGACCGAGCTTCCAAAATTCGTGCGGCTGCTGGCCGAGCATTCTAGCCAGCTGGTTAACTATTCGCAGTTCGGGGCCAGCATCAATGTCAGCCACAAGACCGGGCAGCGCTATGTGGGACTGCTCGAACAGGTGTTTCTGATCGCGACGCTGCAGCCCTGGTTCACCAATGTGCTGAAGCGCATCGTCAAGACGCCGAAACTACATTTCCTTGATCCTGGTCTCCTGGCGAGCGCGCGCGGCCTAACCTTCGATAGGGTGAAGACAGACCGTGGCGCGTTCGGGGCGCTACTTGAGAGCTTCGTATTCTCGGAAGTGCTCAAGCTGATGACCGCGTCGGATCTGCGGTTGGCGCCATATCACTTCCGCGACCGGGACATGCGCGAAGTCGACATCGTGCTGGAGCGCGACGACGGGATGATCGCTGGCATCGAGGTCAAAGCGAGCGCTACGGTCAAGGCCGGTGATTTTTCTGGCTTGCGCGCGCTCGCCGACGCCTGTGGTGACCGCTTCGCGTTTGGCGCCGTTCTCTACGACAGCACGGACGTCGTGCCGTTCGGCGATCGCCTGGCAGCAGCGCCCATCTCCACGTTGTGGAGCTGAATGCGATGCGTCAG
This genomic interval carries:
- the nuoK gene encoding NADH-quinone oxidoreductase subunit NuoK; translated protein: MILELIIALSVGAGLFGIGLYGALSQTNLVMIIMGVELILAAALVNLVAFWRYLHPDEPAGQMFVLIVMAVMAVEMAVGFAIAIARFRVRGSVEMEEARELKG
- a CDS encoding NADH-quinone oxidoreductase subunit J — encoded protein: MTVQMIFLAFFGAAAVWFGVVVFRTHSMVRSALALLFSQTAIGAMFLVMQAEFLGVLQIMMMATEMSVMAIFMVMFMMDPGGMGKMDMTHQKRLSLWAGGIGLLAALLLVWLPDWGPVALSVPGAHEQAADLGRELLGRSMLIFQSAGLTILTAMVAATMVAIVPNAEQRK
- a CDS encoding NADH-quinone oxidoreductase subunit H, encoding MTILVVLLSLFAGAYALAVIERWAVHGHMSLTGPAWAALALLGRESLLARKSDRLFFELGPVLLLVAGLLAVAVIPLAPGLIITDLATGALFLNAALAYVLVALIMAGWGPNGAYAMIAGWRFLGQFIAYAMLIVMPITAVAMRAESLSTVEIVASQAQLWNVLYQPIGFVLFVVAAMGLAWLPPLDLPDATGELAGGVEAEYTGVRLAVLRLARMVIILALAGATVTFYLGGWLGPWLPAWAWSAIKILAVAAAMLSIGRYMPRIREARYLALSWKLGISLALANIFVVGVIALVVPI
- a CDS encoding heavy metal-binding domain-containing protein → MTLVPRETASDGHGGHGGHDMPREDRPNPGDHAHAGHAHDAGGSGAYTCPMHPEVISDAPGKCPKCGMNLVKAEEVESHGPGHGHGHGGHGGHGKQQDHSGHDGHAGHGGHSKATIDGIEPHFMSMVELTEGQPRSSDGLQMDWIEVPFGPFFPGLPAGLRLTLTLDGDTVAASDARSLVCRAELVDGPQMTAGDFVERLAAMMPLGPVAYRTLACAAIEEAASADPGQDARRGRAAAVERERIASHLGWLADFGLQSGFLWLAARAGALQLAVQGADIDGIAAQAGAIRALIRRVETAPLMRMRLGGIAPIGKDTPASGPVDRARGGGSDARIDDPTLAALGFEMRLQEGGDALARFRLRCDEIAQSLDLIAAAGIIAMPQVRDVKTVSGEGAARIETPRGAAQLRVRLVDGKVVQADLDTPSTVNLALVETLTAQQELGDALTAVVSLDLSPWEIRG
- a CDS encoding NADH-quinone oxidoreductase subunit A is translated as MSELSQYAILFGLSVGVFGFVLSLYGLARAIGRTRSEPGKGVPATAGTLSRDPVWVRYHARYAGYALLFLAFDMEMAFMYPWAVVYREEGLIALLDMGVFLSILFLGLLYGWSQGALRRQ
- a CDS encoding DUF2274 domain-containing protein; amino-acid sequence: MTKLKLGALSDDKPVRLTIEMPAAIHRDLVVYAEVLERETGQTVKDPAKLISPMVERFMATDRGFAKLRRKTQESAAQQPSGTRPK
- a CDS encoding recombinase family protein, coding for MTSSQENVGNRAPDISGDRIVKVALYARYSSDNQRDASIADQFRVCRLHAEKQGWTIVEEYSDHAVSGASLLRPGIQALIEDALRGRFTLVLSEAMDRLSRDQEDIAGLHKRMAYADVKIVTLSEGEITHLHVGLKGTMNALFLKDLADKTRRGLRGRVEMGKSGGGNAYGYEVVKKFSSEGKPIRGDRTINEYEAGVIRRILADYVSGKSPKRIATELNKDGIRAPSGGDWGFSTINGNAKRGTGILNNEMYIGRLIWNRQRFLKDPDTGRRQARMNPKDEWIIHDLG
- a CDS encoding IS481 family transposase; amino-acid sequence: MLISLHKQATTTPKIRTAIQASPEPAWMVAERYGISEQTVWKWRKRDSVHDRSHTPHRLQTTLTPAQEAVAVALRKSLLLPLDDLLSVVREFLNPNVSRSGLDRCLRRHGAGNLRELKPAAPRPAHKPFKAYVPGYLHIDVKYLPQMADEDRRRYLFVAIDRATRWVFVRIYPAKTAANARRFLRDLDRAAPMRITRILTDNGKEFTDRLFGLRRRAATGNHEFDRLCTEFGIEHRLAPPMRPQTNGMVERFNGRIEDILQSHCFRSGEDLEQTILRYVRLYNGQLPQSVLKGRTPIDALKAWHHERPELFRKQPYNHAGCDS